DNA sequence from the Vicia villosa cultivar HV-30 ecotype Madison, WI linkage group LG3, Vvil1.0, whole genome shotgun sequence genome:
AACATATAGACCAATTATATCTATCATAGAaaccaattaatttttttttaaaataacaaacaATCTATAAATATGTGTGTACCTTTGTAAatgaatttgatgaaaatataGAAAGGAGATCCGAATCCAGCAAAAATATTTGAGTATTTGGGTCTTAATTTGTATTAAAAtagagagaattgagagatatAGAGGAGTTGGAAAAGGGTTGGAGAATGAGAGAATAAGGGTTTGAGAAGTTTTGAAGAAGTGTTTAACGTTACTGGTGTAGAAAAGGGAAAGACGAATGGGATATATAAAGGAAACTTGCAAGGTGAATATCAGTCCGCAACTTTTTTGACTGTTGAGACTTGCGAAGTGCAAATCACTCCGCAACATTAATGTCAATTGTCCATAACGTCCACCTGCCCCTTTGTTAATCAATCACTGCAATTAAAGTTTTCCAcccactttttcaaaaaaaaccttgCGAGGTGGCTTTAACCCTGTAAATATTATTCTGTTGGAACTTGCGACGTGGGGTTCACCCCGCAAATGCTTTTTTCCGTTATGACATTAAATTTCGCCTGCCACTACTGACACATCAATAATTGCATAAATAAAATTCTCCCAATTTTTTGAAAACAATTGCGGGGTGTGTCACTTCGCCCTcttcttttgaaaaaatttaaattttcctCTAACCATTGCAAAATGAAAAAATTTATAatgtattttcttttaaaaaaattgtgttgTGAGGGGAATAACACCACACAAATACGGTTTTTCCAAGGTGATTAGCACTAGGCATAGTCACCTGACTAATGAATTGTTTTCTTATAGTTAGTAGAAATTAGTTACACTCTCCTAACTAACTTCATAACAATACCAATTAACTTTATAACCATATTAACTATCACTTTTAACTACTTTAACTAACTCGCCTCTATGGCTCTAACCTTctcaatttattttatcttattctATCCGTTCAAACATTGGATTATAAAAAAGATGGGACAGCAGTTATAAAATTTACTTTCaatattttatgaattaaaaacACGCACATCTAAATTGGAACTTATGTATCTGAACCATAGTTTTAAAAACCGGATCGGATCGGTCGAATCGGAAACCgaccaggtaaccggtctggttcaatagtcggatcgggtatgccatcaaagCGGTGAGAATCGGTGAAAACTGGGAAaaccggaaaaccggcggtttaattgctttttttttaaacttttttttttaacatttcttttaaactttttttaattttttttaaatatatttagtagtgtattacttaaatagcattctcatatAGTTTTTTCGTTAgtaacaaattaaaaactttattgtctttgctcaaaaaaaactttattgtctatttgttatctttgctaataaattttcttaaatagcataaacatattaaattttatttgattttctttttaggaggatcctattttgaattaaatttggtacatattataattattttgttataaactattcaattagattatgttgtaattagactttgtttagattatgttgtaattagactttgtttgcaattagactttgtaattttttactattttgttatgtgtgatacctttgtttaaaatttgaatttaagttatgaaattgtgaatttatgatatgatatttttaaaaaatttaaaagctagttatatttttttagagactgaatcatccagttcgaccggttttatacctatataatgacaggtctattcaaccgaattatccggtttaatccggtttgctcatacggttcgaccagtgacctagtggttcgaccgataaaccagtgacccagtaccctcaccgattcgatgaccggtccggtttttaaaacactgatctGAACAGAAGGCTAAAAGTTGGAGTATTAACTACGTCATTACAATTATCAAGCAAATTACATTACGTATTTCAATGCTATTTGGGTAATGCAGATTAAACGTGTGACCTTTGCTTTCCCGTTACTGTTTTTCTACTTAATTAATTCAAAAGGATTGAGCATCATTGTTTATTAAATTGCGTTGTATCACAAGTTAAAATGGAAGTTAGTATTGTCTAGTCACATAATGGCGCCTTCTGTGAAGAAAGCTAAAGGTGGGATCACAAAGCCAAACTGGCTTGAGCTTCCAATAGACTTGACGAAGAACATACTTGAAAGACTGGACACAGTACAAATTGTGACAAGTGCACGTAATGTGTGTCCTCTATGGTGGAACATTTGCAAGGATCCTCTCATGTGGCGTACCATTCGCATCGATAATATCCATTATACTCTATTTGGTTACGGTTGTTTGGAGAAGATTTGTCGCTTAGCCGTTGATCTTAGTTGTGGTCAAGTGGAAGACATTAACATTGATGTGATTGGGACTGATGCCCTCTTCAAATATATTGCTCATAGGTAATTAGTTTCATTCTGTCATTACAAGCCATCAACATGTTTTCCATTGCTCTCCGTTTACGTACTTTGTTATAGTTTATTAATACTATGCATATGTTGttcttattaataatttttatagggAAACTCATTTACGGCGACTACGGCTTTGTTTTTGTGGACAAATTTCAAGTAAAAGGCTGAGTGAATTTGTGAAATTTTCACTTTTAGAAGAGATTGAAATTTTATATTGCAAGAACATGTCCAAGGACAACCTCGAATTGATTGGTCGATGTTGTCCTCTTTTGAAGTCACTAAATTTTGGGAGGATGTTAGATTGCGCTTTTGTCAATGAGCCATTTGCTATTGCAAAAACAATGACCAGACTAAGCCATCTTGAATTGTTTGGAGTTTCTATTGATGATGTTGGGTTGTTTGCCATTCTTGATGGCTGCCCTCTTCTTCATTCTCTTGATTTGGAAGGGTGCTGTTGTGAGTATTTGAGTCCAAGTTTGGAAAAACGGTGCCATGGGAAAATTAGAGATTTTCGACCGCCGAAATATCgtggttgatgatgatgaatgatcgTGGTTGTCTTAGCTTATGTTGGCACTTTTGAATGTACATGATGATTGTTGATTTTGATAATGAGTTTCTTCTAGGGGTTGAACAACCGTGAAGCAATTATTATTGTTCTATTTATTATTGTTCTATTGCCGTTTCATTTCAAATGTTAGATTATTAAAAGTAATTTGTTTAGGAGAAATGaaagttttgtattttgttttttaataatttatttgaattttttaacacCATGTAGCAGttaaatttgtgagactaaagccattgaatAGGCTATGATCATATGTTTTAACAGTCACCACCATTACCAAGGAaataagaaaatcaaagaagtttattaaaatcaaaattaataaatttataagaGATATAAGATACGGGAGTTTGTTATGCAAGTGGAATGTTTTAAGCATCTCTTACATCTTTGGTATTCCATAtaaacctctttgaaaatgttgttattattgttgtttgttataaaaaactgttttttagatttcttgtttaaatagaGTTGGAGGataagaaaaaaagattttaaaaatgaGCTCCGTAAGATATAGatatcttaggcctacatacttTAAGTAGGAAAGTCATAGTTTTTGtagttgaaaaataaaagttcCAAGTGTCAAAGTCTTTTTGAGtgttaaactttaacaatactcaacgggttttttaaaatgtaaacctttaacaatacttaacaagtttaaaatgAGCCAAGTTTTAACAATACAATGCTAGAGTTTAATAAAAGAAGTtgattgagctttaacaatacaaaaccaatggttgattttaaaaaggtagagctttaacaatacaaaaccattttcaacATAGGTGGGGGTGCAGAACTTTAataatactaagcacaaagataaGAGAGTTTAGAagagagattgagtaccttgacaattttagtcaatactattttcattcctttggatttttagcaacaacttaagcaatcaattcATGAATTCCTCAAGTAATGtatgtgataacatgtgtcacaaaaatAGATaagtgagtataacaaagagaTCAATTTATAAGACTCAATTATGAAAGGATAAGAACATGTCTTTACCTTTGAATCGtctcatatgtgaatgaatatgatgtatggtGGATGGATGAATATCTCATAAGTAGGGAAAGATCAAAGctacaagttatattaacatggtGAAGCTAAAATCAAAAGGAGTCTAAAATTTGggttttgaaattagggtttttaaacgcacctaaacctaattgattttaaagtTGATTAAAAAGACCAATTGTTTTTAGGGAACATGCTATCCTCAAGGTGACTTTAACCTAGATCTAAATAATTCACACAAAAATATTAGGAGTTTACTTGGTAagatattaaaagaaaatgattttttaaggttttaaaacatataaaaagacttatttttttaaaatttttaaatgactaaataaataacttttttggaattttaaaatatattagtaAATTAGACAAGTTAAATAAGTAGTGTGCGAAACATggcttaaaaataaatatttttttttctatttttttaatgatttatcaaCGTTGAAATAAAAAGTGAAAGAAACtagtaataaaaaaataagtttgGCCTTGGTAGGACTTGAACTTGTGCCCTCACGCTTGAGGCTCAAAACCTTTGCCACCGGCCTAGACGCTTACATTTGATCATTAGGCCCAATAAGTTCATAATATGTGAAGACATGTGCTGAAtggtaaaaacaaaaaatagtgcAATAAAAGAGCAAAAAGGGAGATTTGAACCCACACCCTCATGTACCAAAGCCTTATAACACACACGCTTGCCCCTGAACTAGTACGATTAAGTCGAATTTCAAATgcacatcattaaaaataaataaaactaagtttaaaagtttgaatttcccacttcatcttcttcgtcgaacaaacatcaacaacatcaatgttagattttcaaacttcatcgtttctcaaccattttcaAAAATGTAAAAGGCAAACATGCTCAGAATTTAACCACGGTTCTAACCATGTATCATTTGTTAATTGATTCAACCTATAACTCACGAATTTCTGGAAaagtatgaaccctaaattttcaaaacaaaagtaAATGGTCTACATGATATCGAGCTTGCACTACAAAAAAAAACTCTGTAGCGACGTGATTCCCATGCCACAAAATGGAATATCACGTCACAACATATAACTTGCGACGTGCACATTTATGTCGCTTGAGAGAGCGTGGCAACTGGGTTGTGTCATGATTCTCACGTCACTAaatagtgacatggaaatcacgttgCAACATTATGCACAGACACCAACACATTTTTCTGTTGGAACAGACAGCGCCAGGAAAAAGCAGAAAGGCACATAACACGAAGAAACTTTGTGACGTGGTAATGATGACACAAGTTAGCGACGTGGCAATCATTTCACAAATTTTCTGATTAATTTAAGAGAGTAGTGACGTGATACACATGTCACAAATTATTGACATGTATAACACGTCACAaacgtaatttttttaaaaaataaaattattattattataaaaaaggttttagtattaatattttttattcaaaattaataaatattaataaaaatacttatttaattgaaataataataataataattaacaaaatgctataatatattatttataatataataaacaaaatactaaaatatattgaatttataatataataaacaaaatattacataaaattaaattatcctacacaatttcaaatttaaataaaaataaaattaattctaaGGGTCTTCGGGATCGGGAAAATTCTCAAGGTTTATACTTTCATCATCACTCTCTCGCTCATTTCTAACCACTCCTACGTTTCCACAAAACGGTTGACTACCACTTCTTTGTTGGAATTGCATAAATAATTGCATTTGCTGCTCCATCTCGGCTTTCCTCTTTGCCATTGcctctattttgttgttgttgccccTCCATTTGGGATTTTAGCGCCGCCTCACATTGCGCTTGCTCATCCATTTGGGCTTTTAGCGTCGCCTCACGTTGCACTGACTCACGTCTCGCCTCAGGTAGGGCCAATTGTCTTATTATTTCCATTACTTGCGGTGTCAATTGTGTTGGACGTGACGATCCTGCCCCATCTCTAACTCTTTGAAATAAAGTTCTATCCCCACTTCTCAAGCTTCCCGCCAAATTTCCACCACGAAAAAAACATCCATTAGGCCCTTTTCCGCCAACGACTtcattccaaatataaaaatcaacattTGGGGATTATGGACCAATAATTGTACAAGCAATATTTGATAATCATCCtacacacaaaaaatattaattatttaacttaaattaaaatatattaaataataaaatgaaagttAGTTTGCATGTGATTTTTATGCCACAACATCAGAgttgccacatgaaaatcacgCCGCAACTTTTTTAGTTGCCACGGGTAAAGCACGCCACAACTTTTttagttgccacgtgaaaatcacataacaaaattgccattaaatataaaaaatataataaaaattgaataacTTAACAAAGCTTTtcgtaaatataataaaaattgaataacTTACCAAAGCTTTTCGTGTACGCTCATCAACATAATCACCCGATTTTTTTGTCCGAGTTTCTTTAACCAGCTCGACCATCAGTGGTTGTCTCCCTAACctcttagcctaaataataaaattaactttaattaaaaaataataattaatcaaaacataactttaaaaagtggtaataattaccatgcgtcgagaatgttcgtaagtgcttatacttccaactgCATTAAGGTGACCCCCTTTTTCAGATACCCTCATTTTTTTGGCATTTTCATATTTAGCCTTAAATTCGTCTTATTTCCAATACACAAGAAGTTTCTCAAAAACTTCTTGGCCCATCCACTCGGGACGACTACCATCacgttcccaacgctttctaatGTGTCGCAACGTGTCAGAAAGTCTTTTTGATGTTctgctataataattttttttcacaagTCTCTCGCTCATTTGATCCCAAGTACACTTTTCCTGATGACATTTAAATAAACTGTTAGAAAACtatagtaaaaaaatttaaataaacaatgactcaaaaaattaattaaaccctTAAAACAATTAAACCAAGCCTTTTTATTTGAAACATCTCCAAAAGTCGCCCAAGCTTCTTTATACATTTGTTGAATCACATAGTACACATACctggcagcagtccgactcggcccaaaactaaaaaaaaaaaatttaataagcatgcattaaatataaatttatatttt
Encoded proteins:
- the LOC131658303 gene encoding putative F-box/LRR-repeat protein 23 translates to MAPSVKKAKGGITKPNWLELPIDLTKNILERLDTVQIVTSARNVCPLWWNICKDPLMWRTIRIDNIHYTLFGYGCLEKICRLAVDLSCGQVEDINIDVIGTDALFKYIAHRETHLRRLRLCFCGQISSKRLSEFVKFSLLEEIEILYCKNMSKDNLELIGRCCPLLKSLNFGRMLDCAFVNEPFAIAKTMTRLSHLELFGVSIDDVGLFAILDGCPLLHSLDLEGCCCEYLSPSLEKRCHGKIRDFRPPKYRG